One genomic window of Desulfofalx alkaliphila DSM 12257 includes the following:
- a CDS encoding AAA family ATPase: MLDLIHNAQYKEQIISEYKGNPFIEALPEIISSEEVVSKLANFPPYNKEERQLDNQYRAHLVGRLYDVFQPLAIHLDLESRISRVIRQGYVARNVLDKSFVSNNYRSTAGSFTLLGVSGMGKTTVVNRILSMYPQVIVHSKYKDIPLSRYQVVYLRLECSYDGSIKGLCLSFFSKVDEVLCELAN; the protein is encoded by the coding sequence GTGCTGGATTTGATACATAATGCCCAATACAAAGAGCAGATTATTTCAGAATATAAAGGTAATCCATTTATAGAGGCATTGCCTGAAATCATTTCTTCTGAAGAGGTAGTATCAAAGTTAGCAAATTTTCCTCCCTATAATAAAGAAGAAAGACAGTTAGATAATCAATACAGAGCCCATTTAGTGGGACGTCTATATGATGTCTTTCAGCCACTAGCGATACATTTAGATTTAGAAAGTAGAATCAGTAGAGTTATAAGACAGGGTTATGTAGCAAGAAATGTATTGGATAAGTCCTTTGTTTCAAACAATTATCGCAGCACCGCAGGCTCTTTTACTTTACTTGGAGTATCAGGTATGGGGAAAACAACAGTTGTGAACAGAATATTATCCATGTATCCACAAGTAATCGTTCACTCTAAATACAAAGATATCCCACTTTCACGATATCAGGTAGTATATTTAAGGCTTGAATGCTCTTACGATGGAAGCATTAAAGGACTTTGTCTATCATTTTTTAGTAAGGTTGATGAGGTATTATGTGAACTTGCAAATTAA
- a CDS encoding Mu transposase C-terminal domain-containing protein, with amino-acid sequence MLPINSVILYETSQGKIYYRILYYYKDIIYLIDIYGNSMPITVSETFIQSGLNDGTIYVLDNEPYMIIKDEEDILPKHKAIRDKAYNAIKEIVAIEPDIYIAEKRAKLVREYVENIHEATVMRYLKRFWQRGMHKNSLLPDYHNCGGKQGNKEKDNTFVITPETIKIFNTALNRFYYNSSRKTLTLTYELMIKEYFSDNGIVNEAIPTLRQFRYWFNKERNIKKEVSTRQSAKRYELQHRGLTGSSTEEAFGPGAIFQIDATVGDVYLVSQYNRNWIIGRPVIYTVMDVFSRCVVGINISLEGPSWIGASIALINAASDKVSFCRKYGIEIGNDEWNYCSTLPEAIIADRGELEGENIESLISAFGIKVLNTSPYRGDMKGIIERYFNTINQHTKPFMPGAIKSQYRERGEQDYRLSATLDLRQFTQIIIKCVLYHNNHHYLSNYTRSEDMIADGVEPIPKLIWEWGIANRTGRLRTVDEDLLKLNLLPKDKATVTQHGIKFKGMLFGSKTSLKERWFEKARNNGSWKVDISYDPRDMSYIYIKYEDGRKFDKCFLLEHQSRYKEKSIEEVTYLMEHEKMQTKASKKTELQNKIDLLNDIEEIIEQAKEETKNEVEEGISKKRRIQNIRDNRHFEKQQERKQNIIEIRPEEPNIVVEEKAYGDAEQNLVELLLKAQKEGKDRAGFDT; translated from the coding sequence ATGCTTCCAATCAATAGTGTAATCTTATATGAAACAAGTCAGGGTAAAATATATTACCGAATTCTGTATTACTATAAAGATATCATCTATCTAATTGATATTTACGGTAACTCAATGCCTATTACAGTTTCAGAAACCTTTATTCAGAGTGGGTTAAATGATGGCACTATATATGTTTTAGATAACGAACCATATATGATCATTAAAGATGAAGAGGATATCCTACCTAAACATAAGGCCATAAGAGATAAGGCCTATAATGCCATTAAAGAGATTGTTGCAATTGAGCCTGATATTTACATTGCTGAAAAGAGGGCTAAACTTGTCAGAGAATATGTTGAAAATATCCACGAAGCAACTGTAATGAGATATTTAAAACGGTTTTGGCAGAGAGGTATGCACAAAAACTCTTTACTTCCTGATTATCATAATTGTGGTGGGAAACAAGGGAACAAAGAAAAAGATAATACTTTTGTTATTACCCCCGAAACGATAAAGATTTTTAATACAGCACTTAATAGGTTTTATTACAATTCTTCAAGAAAGACTTTAACATTAACCTATGAACTTATGATTAAGGAATACTTTAGTGATAATGGAATAGTAAATGAAGCCATTCCTACATTAAGACAATTCAGGTATTGGTTTAATAAGGAGAGAAACATTAAAAAAGAAGTATCTACCAGGCAAAGTGCAAAGCGATATGAATTACAACATAGGGGGTTAACAGGCTCTTCTACTGAAGAAGCATTTGGACCGGGAGCAATATTTCAAATAGATGCAACAGTAGGAGATGTTTATTTAGTATCCCAATATAATCGAAATTGGATTATAGGAAGGCCGGTTATATATACTGTTATGGATGTATTTTCACGTTGTGTCGTAGGAATTAATATATCTTTGGAAGGTCCAAGTTGGATTGGGGCGAGTATCGCATTAATTAATGCTGCGTCAGATAAAGTATCCTTTTGCAGGAAGTACGGTATAGAGATTGGTAATGATGAGTGGAATTACTGCAGCACCCTGCCCGAAGCAATTATTGCAGATAGAGGAGAATTGGAAGGGGAAAACATAGAATCTTTAATATCAGCATTTGGAATAAAAGTATTAAACACCAGCCCTTATAGAGGTGACATGAAGGGGATTATTGAGAGGTATTTTAACACTATAAACCAACATACCAAGCCTTTCATGCCCGGTGCAATTAAAAGTCAATATCGTGAAAGAGGAGAGCAAGATTACAGACTATCAGCAACTCTTGATTTAAGGCAGTTTACTCAAATCATAATAAAATGTGTATTGTATCATAATAATCATCACTATTTATCTAACTATACCCGAAGTGAAGATATGATTGCAGACGGTGTAGAACCTATACCCAAGTTAATCTGGGAATGGGGTATTGCTAATAGAACAGGAAGGTTAAGAACTGTTGATGAGGATTTATTGAAATTAAATTTACTGCCAAAAGATAAAGCAACTGTGACACAGCATGGGATTAAATTTAAAGGGATGCTATTTGGTTCTAAAACCTCATTAAAAGAACGATGGTTCGAGAAAGCAAGGAACAATGGATCTTGGAAAGTTGACATATCATATGATCCAAGGGATATGAGTTATATTTATATCAAATATGAAGATGGGAGAAAATTTGATAAGTGTTTTTTATTAGAACACCAGTCAAGATACAAAGAAAAGTCCATTGAAGAAGTAACTTATCTAATGGAACATGAAAAAATGCAGACTAAAGCATCAAAAAAAACAGAATTGCAAAATAAAATAGATTTATTAAATGACATAGAAGAAATCATTGAACAGGCAAAAGAAGAGACAAAAAATGAAGTTGAAGAAGGCATAAGCAAAAAAAGGCGTATCCAGAATATCAGAGATAATCGCCATTTTGAGAAGCAGCAGGAGAGGAAACAAAATATTATCGAAATAAGACCAGAAGAACCAAATATAGTAGTTGAAGAAAAAGCCTATGGTGATGCCGAGCAAAATTTAGTCGAATTACTATTAAAGGCACAGAAGGAGGGAAAAGACCGTGCTGGATTTGATACATAA